Proteins encoded by one window of Emticicia oligotrophica DSM 17448:
- a CDS encoding HAMP domain-containing sensor histidine kinase, with translation MQIRTKIAIQFTIIIALILTIFSLAVYYTSENFRKQEFYNRLNDRAILTAGLLKELKITEKDKKKLRDANKTFLSKLNAEKVLMFNEKNELVYASYEAEKFLFSPDFLNQVRRQKYIETSDWDNQVIGTMYKSEDGKSYVVVASARDKYGTDKLKNIRDTLLISFIIGILLTIFLGIIFAGQSLKPIAEINDEITNITAYNLKQKLNTGNNKDEIAQLALNFNQMLERLERSFELQKSFVSNASHELRTPLAAIKSEIQIALEQDRTPDAYKAILRSLLIDNQRLIQLTNGLLQLAKSENRDNSLLMKPTRLDELLFKAQEEVQSQNSEYNISIDFDDIPDDDEWVSTNGNEALLLTVFTNLLENACKYSPDHRAEAKIRFNEKHCIVAVKDNGIGIAAGELSKIFEPFYRTANASKYRGHGIGLSVCRRIIDMHQGRINVTSEEGKGSTFVVTLPHL, from the coding sequence ATGCAGATTCGCACTAAAATAGCAATTCAGTTTACGATAATCATTGCTTTGATTCTCACGATTTTCTCATTGGCGGTCTATTATACTTCTGAGAACTTTCGTAAGCAAGAATTTTATAACCGTCTAAATGACCGTGCGATTCTTACCGCTGGACTTTTGAAAGAATTAAAAATTACGGAAAAAGATAAAAAGAAACTCCGTGATGCAAATAAGACCTTTCTGAGCAAATTGAATGCCGAGAAAGTTTTGATGTTTAACGAAAAAAACGAATTGGTTTATGCTAGTTACGAGGCTGAAAAGTTTTTGTTTAGTCCTGATTTTTTGAACCAAGTTCGAAGACAGAAATACATAGAAACTAGCGATTGGGATAACCAAGTAATTGGAACAATGTATAAGAGCGAAGATGGTAAATCTTATGTGGTGGTGGCATCGGCTCGTGATAAATATGGAACAGATAAGCTAAAGAATATTCGTGATACTTTATTGATTAGTTTTATTATAGGAATTTTACTGACAATTTTCTTAGGAATTATCTTCGCTGGGCAATCACTCAAACCAATTGCCGAAATCAATGACGAAATCACCAATATTACAGCTTATAACTTAAAACAGAAACTCAATACAGGTAATAATAAAGATGAAATTGCTCAACTGGCACTTAATTTTAATCAGATGCTTGAGCGTTTGGAGCGTTCTTTCGAACTCCAAAAAAGCTTTGTATCCAATGCTTCACATGAGTTACGAACGCCCTTGGCGGCCATAAAATCGGAAATCCAGATTGCATTAGAGCAAGACCGTACCCCCGATGCATACAAAGCAATTCTGCGGTCTTTACTGATTGATAATCAGCGACTTATTCAGTTGACGAATGGTTTGTTACAGTTAGCTAAATCAGAGAATCGTGATAATAGTTTACTAATGAAACCCACTAGATTGGACGAATTGTTATTTAAAGCTCAAGAAGAAGTGCAAAGTCAAAATAGTGAATATAATATTTCAATCGATTTCGATGATATCCCCGATGATGATGAGTGGGTGAGTACGAATGGAAATGAAGCATTGTTACTCACTGTTTTTACGAATTTATTAGAAAATGCCTGTAAATACTCACCCGACCACCGAGCTGAAGCAAAGATTCGCTTCAATGAAAAACATTGTATTGTGGCCGTAAAAGACAATGGTATAGGTATTGCTGCTGGTGAGTTAAGCAAAATTTTTGAGCCTTTTTATCGAACCGCCAATGCTTCTAAATACCGTGGGCATGGCATTGGCTTATCGGTTTGTCGAAGAATTATTGATATGCATCAAGGCCGTATTAATGTAACGAGTGAAGAGGGAAAGGGCAGTACATTTGTGGTTACATTGCCCCATTTGTAG
- a CDS encoding MBL fold metallo-hydrolase gives MQIHVIDAGHFKLDGGAMFGVVPKSIWNKQMPADENNLCSWAMRCLLIDTGKQLILIDSGMGDKQDARWQGFYFRHGDGDLMTSIKKAGYSPNEITDVLSTHLHFDHCGGSVKWNTSKDRLELVFPNANYWTHSEHWATATKPNPREKATFLKENIMPMQETGALQFTDKIINPFGENIELLYAEGHTEKMIMPKIKHGDKTYLYIADTIPSHAHIPVPYVMGYDVRPLQTMTEKETLLKQAVDENWTIIFDHDPTHEAATVQLTEKGYRVGDFEKVS, from the coding sequence ATGCAAATTCATGTAATTGATGCGGGCCACTTTAAATTAGACGGTGGAGCAATGTTTGGGGTTGTACCGAAAAGCATTTGGAATAAACAAATGCCAGCAGATGAAAATAATCTTTGTAGCTGGGCTATGCGTTGTTTATTAATCGACACTGGTAAACAACTAATACTGATTGATAGCGGCATGGGGGATAAACAAGATGCCCGTTGGCAAGGTTTTTATTTTCGCCATGGCGATGGAGACCTCATGACTTCCATCAAAAAAGCAGGTTATTCTCCAAATGAAATCACAGATGTATTAAGTACACATTTGCATTTCGACCATTGTGGAGGCAGCGTAAAATGGAATACAAGTAAAGACCGCCTCGAATTAGTATTCCCGAATGCCAATTACTGGACTCACTCTGAACATTGGGCAACAGCAACAAAACCCAATCCAAGAGAAAAAGCTACTTTCTTGAAAGAAAACATTATGCCTATGCAAGAAACAGGGGCTTTACAATTTACAGATAAAATAATAAACCCATTTGGCGAAAACATTGAGCTGCTCTATGCAGAAGGCCACACCGAAAAGATGATTATGCCGAAAATAAAGCACGGAGACAAAACTTATCTATATATAGCCGATACCATTCCATCGCATGCTCATATCCCTGTACCTTATGTAATGGGTTATGATGTGCGTCCGCTTCAAACAATGACAGAAAAAGAAACGTTATTAAAGCAAGCCGTTGATGAAAACTGGACAATTATCTTCGACCATGACCCTACCCACGAAGCAGCTACGGTTCAACTGACTGAAAAGGGTTATCGGGTTGGAGATTTTGAGAAAGTTTCTTGA
- a CDS encoding patatin-like phospholipase family protein — protein sequence MKIGIALSGGGSRGFAHLGALKALNEMGIKPDIITGTSAGSIVGALTAAGYSPDFIFETIQSLGIINSLKFAFNRFGLFKMEKVEEIFLKYIPHNSFEKLKLPLIVCATDIIESQPIYFSKGELIKPIMASCSIPGIFEPIKFQDKILVDGGILNNLPVEPLEGICDFIIGVNVTPVSNSMAINSAKDILMKSLYLAIRNNSGAKLKRCDIAIEPDEIYNYNGLSMAKAKEMYQLGYEHALRAAEGKLSHIL from the coding sequence ATGAAAATAGGAATTGCTTTATCGGGTGGAGGAAGTAGAGGTTTTGCACATTTAGGTGCTTTAAAAGCCCTCAATGAAATGGGTATTAAACCCGATATTATTACAGGCACAAGTGCTGGCTCGATTGTAGGAGCTCTAACCGCTGCAGGTTATTCACCTGATTTTATTTTCGAAACTATCCAATCTTTGGGAATTATTAATTCTCTCAAATTTGCATTTAACCGTTTTGGTTTATTCAAAATGGAGAAAGTGGAAGAAATCTTTTTGAAATATATTCCCCATAATTCATTCGAAAAGCTCAAACTACCTTTGATAGTTTGTGCAACTGATATCATTGAAAGTCAGCCAATCTATTTCAGCAAAGGAGAGCTCATCAAGCCAATTATGGCGTCTTGTAGTATTCCCGGAATTTTTGAACCCATCAAATTTCAAGATAAAATACTGGTTGATGGCGGCATTTTGAATAACCTACCCGTTGAACCTTTAGAGGGCATTTGTGACTTTATCATCGGTGTAAATGTAACTCCCGTAAGTAATAGTATGGCCATAAATTCGGCCAAAGATATTCTAATGAAAAGCCTCTACCTAGCCATTCGAAATAACTCCGGAGCAAAACTTAAAAGGTGTGATATTGCTATTGAACCTGATGAAATTTATAATTATAATGGCTTAAGTATGGCCAAAGCCAAAGAGATGTATCAATTAGGTTATGAACATGCCCTAAGAGCGGCCGAAGGAAAACTTTCGCATATACTCTAA
- the porW gene encoding type IX secretion system periplasmic lipoprotein PorW/SprE codes for MQRLYILITILVLTASCSQFSNSITSKAWHNANARFNSLIIARENMKQAEKDLFDKRVENYSSLMTIYLPIDSIKSQAVATNLKEVIEKTSLIAERHSNSKYLGEAYILLGKARLLKEDFLNAIEVFKYINSTQSNENDKHSALVWLMRAYTEEKDYDTALKVAEVLRTLDLNKENTRDFYLTKAYLHQRREEFAISAAIAEEAIKLVPKGEQKARIHFAIGQMYDMIGQPAKAIPHFQAVAQNRPNYDMEFYARMNTLLDEAASRRGSTAGVQENFKKMLVDRKNSDLKDKIYFTMGSLEVKKQNYPKAIEYFNASLKNSKGNSTQNAYTYLELAELHYNQLGKYDLASMYYDSTLTALPKTSSDYERIAKRAISLADFVKYQKVLIVEDSLQRLAGMNPTALDKTLERIIKQKEDDERKMQELAQKIVSQNSLPVERISDKDPEFKRWILYDPLVMSKNKSDFQQIWGNRPLDDNWRRKDKEAGSISFKVERGVVGQEPNKQAPKISPEEIKKQQEQKELLALESKKKELYEKIPTTPEKLIVSKRKQEEALYQLGKIYKFQFNEPDNATETFLNLLSRFPNTVHEVEVLYLLTLLSDNQASSPYRKTLIEKYPASTYARQLLRGKVEITSDTESKASTVYSQAFNLYSNKSYESALKLAEDGLITYTGTSIEDKFAMLRIFLFAKTEQKEAYKQALNEFIQGYPSSALLGRAKELMAVLDKK; via the coding sequence GTGCAAAGACTATATATACTGATAACTATTTTAGTACTTACTGCCTCTTGTTCGCAGTTTAGTAACTCCATTACCAGCAAAGCATGGCATAATGCTAATGCTCGCTTCAATTCGCTTATTATTGCTCGTGAAAACATGAAGCAAGCAGAAAAAGACCTATTTGATAAGAGAGTTGAAAATTATAGTTCTTTGATGACAATCTATCTACCCATTGATTCTATCAAAAGTCAAGCAGTGGCAACCAATTTAAAGGAAGTAATTGAAAAAACTTCATTAATTGCCGAACGTCATTCAAATTCAAAATATTTAGGAGAAGCCTATATTCTACTTGGAAAAGCTCGATTATTGAAGGAAGATTTTCTAAATGCCATTGAAGTATTTAAATACATTAATTCAACCCAAAGTAATGAAAACGATAAGCATTCGGCATTGGTTTGGTTAATGAGGGCATATACCGAAGAAAAAGACTACGATACTGCCCTAAAAGTTGCAGAAGTGCTTCGTACACTTGACTTGAACAAAGAAAATACCAGAGATTTTTATCTGACAAAAGCCTATTTGCACCAACGTCGTGAAGAGTTTGCCATCTCTGCCGCCATTGCAGAAGAAGCCATTAAATTGGTGCCCAAGGGGGAACAAAAAGCCCGCATACATTTTGCGATTGGGCAAATGTATGATATGATTGGTCAACCAGCCAAGGCTATTCCTCATTTTCAGGCTGTAGCCCAAAATCGACCAAATTATGATATGGAGTTTTATGCCCGCATGAATACCCTACTTGATGAAGCTGCCTCAAGGAGAGGGAGTACCGCAGGAGTACAAGAAAACTTCAAAAAAATGCTGGTTGATAGAAAAAATTCTGACCTAAAGGATAAGATTTATTTTACGATGGGTAGTTTGGAAGTGAAAAAACAAAACTATCCCAAGGCTATCGAATACTTTAATGCTTCACTTAAAAACTCAAAAGGTAATAGCACTCAAAACGCTTATACTTATCTTGAATTAGCGGAATTGCATTATAATCAATTAGGAAAATACGATTTAGCAAGTATGTACTATGATAGTACGCTTACGGCTTTACCTAAAACTTCTTCTGATTATGAGCGAATTGCAAAACGTGCCATTTCACTTGCTGATTTTGTTAAATACCAAAAAGTGCTAATCGTTGAAGATAGTTTACAACGTTTGGCAGGAATGAATCCTACGGCTCTCGATAAAACACTTGAACGTATCATCAAACAAAAAGAAGATGATGAACGTAAGATGCAAGAATTAGCCCAGAAAATAGTATCTCAAAATAGCCTTCCTGTTGAACGTATTTCAGATAAAGACCCTGAATTTAAGCGTTGGATATTGTACGACCCACTTGTAATGTCGAAAAATAAAAGTGATTTTCAACAAATTTGGGGAAATCGCCCACTCGATGATAACTGGCGTAGAAAAGATAAGGAAGCGGGCTCTATCAGTTTTAAAGTTGAGCGAGGCGTAGTTGGTCAAGAACCAAACAAGCAAGCACCTAAAATTTCGCCTGAAGAAATAAAAAAACAACAAGAACAAAAGGAATTGCTTGCTTTGGAATCGAAGAAAAAAGAGCTCTATGAAAAAATTCCAACAACACCCGAAAAACTAATCGTTTCTAAACGCAAGCAAGAAGAGGCACTTTATCAGCTTGGCAAGATTTATAAATTTCAGTTTAACGAGCCCGATAATGCTACCGAAACATTTTTAAACCTACTTAGTAGGTTTCCAAATACTGTACATGAAGTTGAAGTTTTGTATTTACTCACACTTTTATCTGATAATCAAGCATCAAGCCCTTATCGAAAAACCTTGATTGAAAAATACCCAGCTTCAACTTATGCTCGACAGCTTCTTAGAGGCAAAGTTGAAATTACGAGCGATACCGAGAGTAAAGCTAGTACAGTTTATTCTCAAGCATTTAATCTTTATTCAAACAAAAGCTATGAGTCGGCATTGAAATTAGCCGAAGACGGATTAATTACCTATACTGGTACAAGTATTGAAGATAAATTTGCCATGCTTCGCATATTCTTATTTGCCAAGACCGAGCAAAAAGAAGCGTACAAACAAGCACTAAACGAATTCATTCAAGGGTATCCTTCAAGTGCCTTGCTAGGGCGTGCAAAGGAATTAATGGCCGTTTTAGATAAAAAATAA
- a CDS encoding sodium:solute symporter, protein MTNLDWILLTVTLLFIIIYGVYKNHKDKDLDGYLLGNQSLPWYHVGLSVMATQASAITFLSTTGQGFDDGMRFVQFYFGLPLAMIVLCVTFIPIFHRLKVYTAYEYLETRFDGKVRVFTAFLFLIQRGLSTGISIYAPAIILSTIFGWDIFWTNILMGGMVLTYTVVGGTKAISYTHLQQMIVITVAMFLAGVIVVMMLPENIGFVKALKIAGKAHHTNVVSFEFNPKDRYNLWSGLIGGFFLQLSYFGTDQSQVGRYLTGESITQSRLGLVMNGLLKVPMQFLILLVGVLVFVFYQYNPAPIFFNKVEVDKLRTSQYAPQLESLEQRYNEVTEKRKNLLLISSNLEEEQLKIYQNSLAESDSISKALKSEVAGLIKKNNPSASTNDRDYVFLRFVLDHLPHGLIGLLVAVIFAASMGSIASAYNSLAATSVVDVYRKFSKNTPTEKSELNASKVSTVLWGLFCIFVAQYANELGNMIEVVNVLGSLFYGIILGVFLVAFYFKNIGGTATFWAAVISQTIILGIGIPQVILKKEWIAYLWFNPIGCFLVIGIAWILQKNLKLAKV, encoded by the coding sequence ATGACAAACCTCGACTGGATTTTACTTACTGTTACCTTACTTTTTATAATTATTTATGGTGTTTATAAAAACCATAAAGACAAAGACCTTGATGGCTATTTACTTGGTAATCAATCACTTCCGTGGTACCATGTTGGATTATCAGTTATGGCTACTCAAGCCAGTGCCATTACATTTTTATCAACAACTGGACAAGGTTTCGATGATGGAATGAGATTTGTACAGTTCTATTTTGGACTTCCATTAGCCATGATAGTTTTGTGTGTAACTTTTATTCCGATTTTTCATCGTTTAAAAGTTTATACAGCTTATGAATACCTCGAAACTCGCTTTGATGGGAAAGTTCGTGTCTTTACTGCCTTTTTATTTTTAATTCAACGTGGTCTATCGACAGGAATTTCAATTTACGCACCTGCAATTATTTTATCAACTATTTTTGGTTGGGATATTTTTTGGACCAATATTTTAATGGGCGGAATGGTTCTCACTTACACCGTTGTTGGTGGAACAAAAGCCATTTCATACACCCACCTTCAACAAATGATTGTTATTACTGTTGCCATGTTTTTAGCAGGAGTAATTGTAGTAATGATGCTACCCGAAAATATTGGTTTTGTAAAAGCTCTTAAAATTGCGGGAAAAGCCCACCATACCAATGTAGTAAGTTTTGAGTTTAATCCGAAAGACCGTTATAATCTTTGGTCTGGTTTAATTGGAGGCTTCTTCTTACAATTATCTTATTTTGGTACAGACCAATCACAAGTAGGACGTTATCTAACTGGTGAATCTATTACACAAAGTCGTTTGGGTTTAGTAATGAATGGTTTATTAAAAGTACCCATGCAATTCTTGATTTTACTTGTAGGTGTCTTGGTTTTTGTTTTCTATCAATACAATCCTGCTCCTATTTTCTTTAATAAAGTAGAAGTCGATAAATTACGTACAAGTCAATACGCACCACAGTTAGAAAGTCTTGAACAGCGATATAACGAAGTGACTGAGAAACGTAAAAATCTTTTATTAATTTCATCTAATTTAGAAGAAGAGCAGCTTAAAATTTATCAAAATAGCTTAGCTGAATCAGATTCAATTTCAAAAGCTCTCAAAAGTGAAGTGGCAGGTCTAATCAAGAAAAATAATCCATCGGCCAGCACCAATGACCGTGATTATGTGTTTCTAAGATTCGTACTCGATCACCTTCCGCATGGCCTTATTGGGCTTTTGGTTGCTGTTATTTTCGCTGCTTCGATGGGTTCAATTGCTTCGGCCTATAATTCATTGGCGGCGACATCGGTAGTTGATGTTTATCGAAAATTCAGCAAAAATACGCCAACCGAAAAGTCAGAACTCAACGCTTCCAAAGTTTCAACCGTTTTGTGGGGGCTTTTTTGTATATTTGTTGCACAATACGCCAACGAACTTGGCAATATGATAGAAGTAGTAAATGTGCTTGGTTCGCTATTCTACGGAATTATTTTAGGTGTATTTTTAGTAGCATTTTACTTCAAGAATATCGGCGGAACTGCCACATTTTGGGCAGCGGTTATTAGTCAAACTATAATTCTTGGCATTGGTATTCCGCAAGTAATTTTGAAAAAAGAATGGATAGCTTATCTATGGTTTAACCCTATTGGTTGCTTTTTGGTAATAGGTATTGCATGGATTTTGCAGAAAAATTTGAAATTAGCTAAGGTATAA
- a CDS encoding response regulator transcription factor: MEKKRILIVEDDQRLAENLVKGLSEKEFDTEVAYDGQIGLRFGLSGKFDLILLDVNLPQMNGYEVCAKIREKDRQTPIIMLTALGETDDKITGFEKGADDYIVKPFEYRELIARVNVFLKRAYAENENNANLLRIADLEINLESKMASRQGKHIDLTPKEFSLLEYLIRNKGKVVSKAEIAEKIWEGNNAENSLNVIEVYINFLRKKIDKDFEPKLIHTKTGMGYVLKDE, translated from the coding sequence ATGGAAAAAAAACGCATACTCATTGTAGAAGACGACCAACGATTGGCCGAAAACCTTGTTAAGGGTTTGTCTGAAAAAGAATTTGATACCGAAGTGGCCTACGATGGTCAAATCGGGCTTCGCTTTGGGCTTAGCGGTAAGTTTGACCTGATTTTGTTGGATGTAAATCTCCCACAAATGAATGGTTATGAAGTTTGTGCGAAAATCAGAGAAAAAGACCGCCAAACGCCAATTATCATGTTAACTGCATTGGGCGAAACAGATGATAAAATTACGGGCTTTGAAAAAGGTGCTGATGATTACATAGTAAAACCTTTCGAATACAGAGAATTGATTGCTCGCGTAAATGTTTTCTTAAAACGTGCTTATGCAGAGAATGAAAACAACGCAAATCTGCTTCGTATCGCAGACCTTGAAATTAACCTTGAGAGTAAAATGGCCTCACGTCAGGGTAAACACATAGACCTTACTCCTAAAGAATTTTCATTACTTGAATACTTAATACGAAATAAAGGTAAAGTAGTATCTAAAGCCGAGATTGCTGAAAAGATTTGGGAAGGAAATAATGCCGAAAATAGTTTAAATGTGATTGAAGTTTACATTAACTTCTTGCGAAAAAAAATCGACAAAGATTTTGAGCCAAAACTCATTCATACCAAAACAGGCATGGGCTATGTTTTAAAAGATGAATAA
- a CDS encoding penicillin acylase family protein, whose amino-acid sequence MKIVKKILLGLLILLVVATVGIFFYLQSTKPKLDGELQLKGLKAPVEVVYDDFGVPHIYAQNEEDLFQAFGYVHAQDRLFQMEIVRRLADGRLAELFGEKALPSDKFFRTLSFRKHAQWTIDSVLMTNPNAPFVKAAQAYIKGVNEYIQNGKTPIEFSIIGIKKTPFELADMQIIMGYMGFTFAEAFRSESIATMIQSKYGPEYLKDVMSAWPANEPKIPTQAQESKVQSSEILAKMANQLTNIEYNSPFPPYHGSNGWVIAGSKTKSGKPILSNDTHIAFSQPSVWYEAHLECPNFKFYGNFLAGTPVGALGHSQYGGWGLTMFENDDVDFFREKANPANPNQVWYKDHWEDLKVREEVIKVKDKGDVKIAIKTSRHGIIMNESFDKMADQKEPIALWWVFNQFPSYHLESFYKMAHAKNATEVGEAVSKLTSPGLNVMWGDTEGNIAWWAAGRLPKRPAHVNPMVILDGSTGNDDPQGWYDFSLNPQILNPKRGVLYTANNQPADMGNGLVAGYYVAGNRASRIEELLFNDKKDWTEESVRQVINDVTSSPYKALLKDILPVIDRTQLNEPAKVAYEKLAKWDGSHDLEDTEPTIYYRFLYHFFVNTIKDELGNEVFKAFEHNGNFKRNMASLMRNDASPWWDNISTPKKETRKEILTQSLNEALNSLAEQLGKEMNDWQWGKVHTLTHNHPLGIVPVIGKFFNVGPLPAPGGRETINNLDFPIDSSGTYKVTYGPALRRIVDFGDAEHGRSVLPSGQSGNVMSKHYGDQAEMFVKGGSRPELMNRTEIEKVKTGKLILKP is encoded by the coding sequence ATGAAAATTGTCAAAAAAATTTTATTAGGACTGCTAATTTTGCTCGTGGTAGCTACTGTTGGCATTTTCTTTTATCTTCAAAGCACAAAACCTAAACTTGATGGTGAACTCCAACTCAAAGGACTGAAAGCACCAGTCGAAGTCGTTTATGATGATTTCGGTGTGCCTCACATTTACGCACAAAACGAAGAAGATTTATTCCAAGCATTTGGTTATGTCCACGCCCAGGATCGTCTTTTTCAAATGGAAATCGTCAGACGCCTTGCCGATGGCCGTTTAGCTGAATTATTCGGAGAAAAAGCACTCCCTTCTGATAAATTTTTTCGTACACTAAGTTTCCGAAAACACGCTCAGTGGACCATTGATTCGGTACTTATGACCAATCCTAATGCACCATTTGTTAAAGCAGCTCAAGCTTACATCAAAGGTGTAAACGAATACATTCAGAATGGTAAAACCCCCATTGAATTTTCAATCATTGGCATCAAAAAAACTCCATTTGAGTTAGCTGATATGCAAATTATTATGGGTTACATGGGTTTTACATTTGCCGAAGCATTTCGTTCAGAATCAATCGCAACCATGATTCAAAGCAAATATGGCCCTGAATATCTGAAAGATGTCATGTCGGCTTGGCCTGCAAACGAACCAAAAATTCCAACCCAAGCACAAGAATCTAAAGTTCAATCTTCAGAAATATTGGCAAAAATGGCTAATCAATTGACAAATATTGAATATAATTCTCCTTTTCCACCTTATCACGGTTCAAATGGCTGGGTTATCGCTGGCTCTAAAACTAAATCTGGTAAACCTATCTTATCAAACGATACCCACATTGCATTCTCACAACCATCAGTTTGGTACGAAGCACACCTCGAATGCCCTAATTTTAAATTTTATGGAAATTTCTTAGCTGGAACACCTGTAGGGGCTCTAGGACACTCACAATATGGCGGTTGGGGACTAACGATGTTCGAGAACGACGATGTTGATTTCTTCCGTGAAAAAGCTAACCCTGCCAATCCTAACCAAGTTTGGTATAAAGATCACTGGGAAGATTTGAAAGTTAGAGAAGAAGTTATCAAAGTAAAAGACAAAGGTGATGTAAAAATTGCCATCAAAACTTCTCGACATGGAATCATTATGAATGAAAGTTTTGATAAAATGGCTGACCAAAAAGAGCCAATTGCTCTTTGGTGGGTATTTAACCAATTTCCAAGCTACCATTTAGAATCTTTCTATAAAATGGCTCATGCCAAAAATGCGACCGAAGTTGGCGAGGCAGTAAGTAAACTGACTTCACCGGGATTAAATGTAATGTGGGGAGATACTGAAGGAAATATCGCTTGGTGGGCGGCAGGAAGATTACCGAAACGTCCTGCACATGTCAACCCAATGGTTATTTTGGATGGCTCAACTGGTAATGATGACCCACAAGGCTGGTATGATTTCTCATTGAATCCTCAAATACTGAATCCTAAACGTGGGGTACTTTACACGGCTAATAACCAACCTGCCGATATGGGGAATGGTCTTGTAGCGGGCTATTATGTAGCAGGCAATCGAGCAAGTCGCATTGAAGAATTATTATTCAACGACAAGAAAGATTGGACAGAAGAAAGTGTTCGTCAAGTTATCAACGATGTAACCTCTTCCCCATACAAGGCTCTTTTAAAAGATATTTTACCTGTAATTGATAGAACTCAACTGAACGAACCAGCAAAAGTAGCTTACGAAAAATTAGCTAAGTGGGACGGGTCACATGATTTAGAAGATACAGAACCAACCATTTATTATCGTTTCTTGTATCATTTCTTTGTCAACACAATCAAAGATGAGTTAGGCAATGAAGTCTTTAAAGCTTTCGAGCATAACGGAAATTTCAAACGAAATATGGCGTCATTGATGCGAAATGATGCCTCGCCTTGGTGGGATAATATTTCGACCCCTAAAAAAGAAACTCGTAAAGAAATTCTTACACAATCATTGAACGAAGCTCTAAATAGCCTTGCAGAGCAACTAGGAAAAGAAATGAATGATTGGCAATGGGGTAAAGTGCATACACTTACGCACAATCATCCGCTGGGAATTGTGCCCGTTATTGGTAAATTTTTCAATGTGGGTCCACTCCCAGCACCGGGCGGACGAGAAACCATTAATAATTTAGACTTTCCAATTGATTCAAGTGGAACCTATAAAGTTACCTACGGACCCGCCCTGCGTAGAATTGTAGATTTTGGCGATGCCGAGCACGGAAGAAGCGTTTTACCAAGTGGACAGTCGGGTAATGTAATGAGTAAACATTATGGTGACCAAGCCGAGATGTTTGTAAAAGGTGGGTCTCGTCCAGAATTAATGAATCGAACAGAAATTGAGAAGGTAAAAACAGGGAAATTAATTTTGAAGCCATAA
- a CDS encoding (2Fe-2S)-binding protein, translating into MAKYKLKINGKEYETDASPDTPLLWVLRDNLGLVGTKYGCGMAMCGACTVHVNGEATRSCVLPVSSVSDSKITTIEGLSEKCDHPVQQAWDAMDVPQCGYCQAGQIMTAVSFLKKNSKPSLEEIEAAMSANLCRCGTYHRIKEAVQLAASKM; encoded by the coding sequence ATGGCAAAATATAAACTCAAAATCAACGGTAAAGAATACGAAACCGACGCATCTCCAGACACCCCACTTCTTTGGGTTTTACGTGATAACCTCGGCCTCGTTGGTACAAAATATGGCTGCGGAATGGCCATGTGTGGTGCTTGTACTGTACACGTGAACGGTGAAGCTACACGCTCTTGTGTGTTGCCTGTTTCATCGGTATCTGATTCAAAAATTACGACAATAGAAGGCCTTTCTGAAAAATGTGACCACCCTGTTCAACAAGCATGGGATGCAATGGATGTTCCACAGTGCGGATATTGCCAAGCAGGACAAATCATGACCGCTGTATCATTCTTGAAAAAGAATTCAAAGCCAAGTTTAGAGGAAATTGAAGCAGCTATGTCGGCTAACTTATGTCGTTGTGGCACTTATCACCGCATCAAAGAGGCTGTTCAATTAGCAGCATCAAAAATGTAA